A segment of the Arachis hypogaea cultivar Tifrunner chromosome 5, arahy.Tifrunner.gnm2.J5K5, whole genome shotgun sequence genome:
ACCAATGCAAGTTGCCACTATCACTACATGGTTTTGCTATTGCTACCTCTTCCATTCTTCGCTGCATCCTcgccttcttccttttcttttgtcGTTGTCGTCGTTGTTACCACGTCTACTGCGATGGCCTTGTTCTCTTCCCTACTTCTCTTAGGAATGCTTTCCTCCCGTCTCTCttggctttttattttttaaaaatattaaaaaaataattgtagtaattatttttgtatttataattgATGAATATGACCTTGATGATAATGGTAAAGGTGAGGTGGTAGAAGAGAGGCGGTGTGAGATAAGATGACGGTGAGTGGTGATAGCTAGAGGGAGAAGAGAGGCGGTAGTGATAAGAACGACAAGTGAGGGTGGTGGATGGCGGAAAATGTAGTCAACAGAGGAAGAAGGGGTGGTAGTGGGGCTTAATGGGATTAGGGTTGGTTGGGAtaggaattaggattagattttttttaagagtaaaatgagaaaaataaattttgactgaCAATTGACTGTTAAAAATTTAATAGCAGTAATAAAattgaaacttattttaaatattgagggtaaaattgaaataaattaaactttaagaatatttttgaaaaaattcggAAAACGATAGagacaataaatatattttatccacAAAAAATTATTCTGAAAAAGAAGTGTCAACACCATAAAACTAATTCAcaacaaacaaaaaagaaagcaTTACCACAAATCATTTCAAGGCACGCAtgataaaaaaatcaaagaaagaataaaaattagaaaacacAAACAACACAACAAATTAAAACAGTaatcaaaagagaaaaagtaaagatttttaagaagcgtaccaacctaaaaaacaaaaatatggtAAAAAAGATTAGCTTATTGGTAGACATTCGGTGGAATTTGAGAATTATAAAGAAAGTGGATGAGAAAGACAAAAATATTATAAGGAGAAGAAAAGGTGAAGAAGGAGTGAAGAAGAGGGGCTATATATAACACCATAAATAAGGGCAAAAGAGATAATTTTATCTTGATTTAAATGTAGTGCATAGTTACTAATGTAGCTGAAAAAGCGCGTGAATAGTTGAAGTTGACACATCTATCAAATCACGTCGAGATGGCCGACCTCTTTAGATCTGTAGACATATAGTACGACTTCCTCTAAGAAGGTTGACTCGACCTTAGCTTACCGACTTGTGTAAAAACAACTCAAAATAGAAAATTAAGCTACAaccttgacaaaaaaaatttctgaCAACATTGACTATTCCAGATCTCCTGACTATATCAATTCCAACCTCAAGTAGAGATGTTTATACCATGGCTGAAAAGAATAAGGTCATAATCTAGAAAGGCTGATCCATCAACTATGGAGTTGTCCCAAATCTATGCTATTGACCCAAAACCATTACACAGCACCCAAAAAAACGTGGGTCAACTCGTCTAACCTACTCGGGTGCAAATACCATAAGCTGTCATCGATCCAATTTAAAGAGTAAGTCACTGATCCTCCTATTACCTTCATCGTTATTCTCTTTAAAGATATTCATTCGGACATGGTGTAATTTTttgtacaataaaaaaaataatctttataAATACCCTATTAATTAGATCTTTTTAAATCTCAATTTACACAAGTCTGTATAAAACTTTTACTgacttattcattaaaattttttacagGTATCTTTCATCATCGTTTTGAACCTGTTTTAAATACGTTTTAGAATACGTTAAATTaggtaaaaattttaattaaaatttgtgcAATTCAAGTCATTATGCGTTTTTCtttagaaaaaaatcaaaagagaatGTTAAAAGTAAGAGGAACCCAATTCTATAACATTGATGGTACATATATTAATTAGGAGGTCTCAAATTCACCGCAATATTCCCATCACGCATGATATTTAGAAAGTAGCATTTTTCAAACACTCAAAGATGCGTAACATGTTTATGATTGATCGTACATATATTAGGAGGTCTGAAATTTACCAAAATATTCCCATCACTTATAATATTAAAAAGCatcattatttaaaaatactattcTTAGCATCTTTGTTCCCTTTATCCAATCATCATATCACTCGTTACATCAACGGTTGCTCTCAATTCATATTACACAAATTTAagattttgataattttatatttttgacatATTATTTTTTAGGGCAAAAAACAGAAATAAGCTAAGGGAGAAAATAATTTACGTGAATCAGCCAAAATAAAAACTGcttcatgaatccaccaatgcatgtttatatgtagttcgaataAGCTttgttcgaattatacacaatcACACAcactataattcgaaccagcttggttcgaattacacacaaacatacgcacacactaattcaaaccagcttggttcgaattacacacagtaattcatggtataattcgaattatgctgttaaaaaattaataatttattaaaaaaatgttattaaaaaatttattaaacaaattaataatttaaaaattaaaaaatatattttttatttcatacattaaaaaaagctaacaaaatatttaattacgagacttctttaaaatattaatgagctatcaattcgaattccatacaatatttTTCTGtctatttttaatagctcatgaacattgtttaataaatttttttaataattttttttaaattatactataaaaaatattttatgctatgcaaaataatttaaaaaaatagcttaaaaaatgttaagagtactataaaaatttataatgttataataacttaggtaaatatatgcatgtactcaaattttaaataaaatattctacatagtcaataataatttagaaatgaaagaaatattttattccatataaaataattaaaaaatatattttattttgtacaaaataattttaaaaaatggcttaaaagatgttatgagtactataaaagtttataatattctagtgatttaggtaaatacatgataaaaatattttttctttaatttctaaattattagtgactatatAGAGTATTTCTcaaatgacttaggacattaaaaaatactccacatagtcactaataatttagaaattaaagaaaaaatatttttatcatgtatttacctaaattactagaatattacaaacttttatagtactcataacatcttttaagccattttttaaaattattttgtatagaataaaatatattttttaatttttaaattattaatttttttaataaattttttaataacatttttttaataaattattaattttttaacagcataattcgaattataccatgtTCGAATTAGtatgtgcgtgtgtttgtgtgtaattcgaaccaagctggttcgaattacgtagaaatggagttcgaatCAAGCTGGTGCAAACTACATATAAATATGCATTGGTAGATTCATGAAGCAGTTTTTGTTTTAGCTGATTCACGTAAATTATTTTCTCCCttgatttatttctgttttttgccctattttatatatatataattatgtaataCTTATGTcataattttactttttctttaaaataaaaactttagtAAAATAAACCACATCGTCTTCTtctaatataaatttataattaaatttttaaagagaattaaaatttacaatttaatttttattatttaaaaaatatttaatttaataaaatatttttaacatatttattattttaaatatgtaaacTGTATATGTTTAATAatagagattaatttataattttaataaaaatataaggaCTAAcggtataatttaattatttatatttgatcAAACGATTTAAATTTTCCAAAGAAAGTGCAATTTTAAACTAAAAGGATTTACTATTTCAAAGCAGTTTTCATgttaaaaaatcattttatatTATCCGTACAATTAAATCTTTTTACATAACATCTTAAGTTGTTATTAATGTTAAGTTATGACATTAATTATTAGTTGAGCAATGCTAGGAGGTAACAACATTTGTGATTAGTAGTCATCAActagtcatcaatgatgatttgatggcgtgaaattggtgtgagatttcatccaataattAACCTTTTTCTACTGGTTATATGgttaaaatgcaataaaattactgacccctagacttttccttattaATTATCTTCGCGGTCAACAGCATTATCTTCTCTCTGGCGACATATGATATTTGTTGTATAAATAGTATCGGTGATGTTAGATAGGTAAAgagaataattataatataaaaatattatgtaaaattaattatttttttaataaataagtgacgtatattttttaattattcatgGTGTTTGgagtcattaatattttttaaaattaattttagtttttttcaaattaaattcataatatttttcaattacactattattcattaaaatgcaataaatttcTGTAAAAATTAgaggttaaattaaaaaatttttaataatttttactatataactcatattttatatatagactattagaaaataaaaaataaaatataaatagaaataaaaaaataaatttttaaaaataattattaactcgttatattaaaatcaataaataaacatacatatgaatattaaataaaaatattaaaataattaaaatcatgatctattagtgcacatatgagataatttaaagaatacaataaaatgcatagtttaaaatttggtaatattaattataaaaatttattaattatagacatcatatgtatgaaattatgaatattatgagtacaaaattatagatattattaatATGAAAATTGTGGAGGTTATGTGTATGaatttatggatgttatgagtgaatttgttaattgaataaattaatttaacaatttgacattttttcaaattcaattatgatatTTAAAAAGTTCTGTGTTAACTTTATAGTTACTTATGTAATGACTAAAAAATGATATGTGTATagatgtaatatctaataaacatgaatttaatttttagatgttagttgtatgaaattatggatgttatgtaatATGAACTTATGAATGTTATCTGTATGAACTTAGTTAGTATAGTATAATTAAAAATgcacataaaaatacaaaaaaatcaatttattacCATACCTCCTCAAAGCATGTATGGTTTTTATATTCTCAAAAATTGGTTGACTGGCAACAATCTCATCGGGTGAGTCCATCTGTTGTTTAAATTATTCTTCAACTCCTTCTGACATAGGTACCGTGTTCAGGGGCGGAGCTAGGCTAACTATTTAGGGGGGcggtgttatattttatattactatttctattgataaaattaaaaaatatatatataatctcaatcaaagtaagacaataatatataaaaattactacTTACAGTTTTGTATCATGAAAAGGCTATTcgacatttttttctattttcaaaatcatctataattgaatttgtgtcgaaaatagctgctaattctttttctatatagatGAGCAAATTGTCTGCATAAAATTCATCAGCCATCTTACTTCGGAGTCTTGTCTTAACAATTTTCATTGTTGAAAAAGCTCTTTCTGTTGTTGCTGTAGACACTGGTAGAGTCAAAACAAGACGTATTAATCTATCAACCATGtgataagttcttgattttcctgTTTCTTACAACTTGTTGCACAATTCAGAAAGTGTACCAATGCCTTTCAAATGATTTGGTATATCATGCTGATAATGTTGCAACtgagatttcaaaatatttagctTATTAGAAGGAAAGTCAAGGAGATAAAACTTCTCTGCTAACTTGCTAATTTCTTCAATATTAAATGATTTGAAATTGTCCTTAGGATCCAAAGCACAACTCAAAGTCAAAAGCTCTATTGTTTGCTCATTAAATCTACTATTCAACTCTTGTATTTGAGAGTCAATTGTTGCCAAAAATACATCTATTCGATAATAATGCTCATCTGTCACACTTGGTTGAcgagatcgacctcttccaaaaaCATATTGTGCACTCATATTAGGGActtcaatttcatgtttttcacAAAAATCTTTAACATTAGCAAGAAAATTGCACCATCCACCATCTCTTAATTGTTGAAGAAGTAACTTTGATGTAGAAACAATATGCATTGCATTAAGAATATCTTGAGATTGTTGTTGCAGTGCTTGGCAAAGAACATTAGTGATTCCCATAATCTCTTTCATCAAGTGCAAAgtgaaaacaaattcaaatgacaataatattttactaacaccATAAGCCTCACCTCTTTGTGCATAAGTTGTCCCGTCTTCAATGATATTATTGAGAACAATATTGGTAGCAGTAAACATTTTTACCAAActgcaaatagaattaaagtgagagCTCCATCGAGTATCCCCAACTCTTTGTAAAGTGCTTATTTGATTCGCACATTTGCCTGTTTCTAATTCATTTTGAGCAACCAAGTTTGCATTTTCAATTGCTGGAGCTTCTTGTAATTGATCATGTCTTTTTGAAGGAGCACTAACAATAGTGACAATAGAGTTTAATTGagtaaaaaattcatgaatttgaagtaCCTCTCTTGAAGCTGCTACCAATGCTAATTGTAACCTATGAGCAAAACAATGCACATAGTATGCTTGTGGAGAATCTTTAAGAAACAAAGCTTGCAAACCATTCCACTCACCCCGCATGTTGCTAGCACCATCATACCCTTGATCCCTAATATTTTCAACTTGAAGATTATAATGAGAAAggacagaaatcaattttttctttAAAGTTGTTGCACAAGTATCAGTGACATGCACAAGATCAAAGAATCTCTCTTTAACAAAATCATCTAGAGTAACAAATCTCAAAACAATGGCCATTTGCTCCTTTTTAGATTCATCTCTAGCTTcaccaataataatacaaaatttggCATCTCCAATCTCTTCTCTAATTGAATTTCTCACCTTAGTAGCAAGAATATGTAGAATTTCTTTTTGGACATCATTTGAAGTATACTTAGCATTTTTTGGAGCATTTTCCAAAATATTCTTTTTCACTCTTTCATTGTAAGATCCCAAAAATTTCAACATTTCCAAAAAGTTACCTCTGTTGCTTGAACTTTGGCTTTCATCATGTCCTCTGTATGCACAACCTTGAAATGTCAACCATCTAATGCAATCTATAGATGCTCCTAATCGAACTTGATTCTTTTCAATCTCTTCTGATGTTTGCTTATGAAGAAGTCTGTCAATATGTTGTGATTGTTTCATCAAATCATCACATGATTTCAGCGCCTTATGATGGAATGAGTTAGGACCTTTGCCAATGTGATTCAAAAGAGCACATTCTTTTCCACAatttactttcttccaattcctgaAACTATTCTCAATAAAAGTATTTGAACCCATATTGATTGAAGAttccttagcaaaaagaaagcatggAAAACAATATATAGCATCATCTTCTATAGAATATTCTAACCAAGATGGGAACAATTTAAACCATGAAGCTTGAAAGCGACGATGACTTTTATCACCAGAAAATGTATAATTATCAAGAATTGGTTGATTTGGCCCAACTTTAATATAAGCCCGACGGATTTCATCTCTTTTATTTGGAGAAAACTTCCAAATCATTGGTCGCATTCCAGAATCTCTTTCCAAATGAAAAACATCTAGTTGATTTGGAATAAGTCGTGGACGCTTTGAGCTATTCAATGAAGAACTTGAAGTAATGAAATTTGATGACCCCTCAAGTATTGGAGTAGTAATAATAGaagcatcttcattctcttgatcttttcttttaaaaaatgtatcaatggtTTTGAACTTACTCATAATTCAAATGGCCAAATAAGTtcctataattaaaaatatatttagcaaAAAGTATAAATTACAgtctaaatctttataaaatataaaaattatatttcaatttaaaataaaatattaaaatttagaacaataatactaacatcctagtataattataaataatataaaattgtaattaaatttaaatagttaactaataaaaaaaactaaatatacaaactaacatataataatataaacttaattaacaaataataataaattaactaattaagtaaataactaaatatataaaaaagaataaaaatagaacttTTTTGAGAAAGAAGAGTGAAAAATCACTTGTTAAactattatctttatttttaatatgcaaaaaaataaaaaaataagagtcAAAGTGGTAAAActgtaaaagataagaagattaaagagataaagaaaaaaaatagaaaaagttgTTACTTACAATTTTGAAAAGCCAAAGCGAGAAGGGGGAGAGGGAGAGACTGGTTGTATGCTggaaattggaaaataaaaaaaggggatgGGGAAACTGAcgttaagaaataaaaaaagggatAGGGATTGGGAAATAAAAAAAGGATAGGGAATGAGCTATTGGGCTGAGTTTTTTTTGTAGGAATTAAAAGGGGGGGTTGGAAAAGATAGAACAAAAAGAGAGAGGGCAGGGGGATGGGAAATAAAGAAAGGGGGGaccaaactaattttttttttaaataaaaactaaaattttgggGGGCCATTGCCCCCTTTACTTATATGTACCTGCGCCCCTGctaacatataataatataaacttaattaacaaataataataaattaactaattaagtaaataactaaatatataaaaaaataaaaataaaaccttTTTTGAGAAAGAAGAGTGAAAAATCACTTGttaaactattattttttttaatctgcaaaaaaacaaaaaaaaaataagagtcaAAGAGGTAAAACTGTAAAACATAAGAAgattaaagagataaagaaaaaaaatagaaaaagttgTTACCTACAATTTTGGAAAGCCAAAGTGAGAAAGGGAAGAGGGAGAGACTGGTTGTATGCTggaaattggaaaataaaaaaaggggatgGGGAACTGAcgttggaaaataaaaaaaaaggatagggattggaaaataaaaaaaggataggGAATGGGCTATTGGGTTGGGTTTTTTTTGTAGGAATTAAAAGGGGGGGTTGAAAAAGATAGAACAAAAAGAGTGGGGGCAAGGGGGATGGGAAATAAAGAAAGGGGGaccaaactatttttttttttaaataaaaactaaaatgggGGGGGGGGCATTGCCCCTTTACTTATATGTACCTGCGCTCCTGACCGTGTTAAGGTCGAATTCAAATGTCATACTATTTACAATGATAAAGGTGACTTCTAGTAAAATTTCTTGGCCTCCCAATTGTGCTTGTAATTGAACTAGAATTGTGATTTTAACCTTTGAAAGAGTATGTGGTCTTCAAGAACCTTCTAACAAATGATAACCTTATTACACAATGCTTTCTCATTTATTATTCCATTAAATGATAATACATGGATTAACGGAAACAAAGTTTAATTTAAATCATTTAATGCATATTgccatttttttatcattattagtctttattgtattcttaaatataaaatttaaattataaaagagaatattaagtattgattatAAGAATGCCGAATAATTAAGGacatgatattataattaatatcattaataagtggggctaataaaaatatgataagtGGATGATAGAATTAGTATTGGGCTAGTCTAATTAAAGAATTATACTATAAATAAGAGTATGATGTAATAATATAGGATatgtgacgattggatttttgacggtttagaatttcactaatgaattctcgttgcaagtatagtttctaaaccaagcaataatcctttcatacaaaaaagttgtttgtcactaaaacaaacccctaaatttataaaccgaagtattggacctcgggtcgttctccctaggactacaataaagtgtcttgttattggttgtgagttgttttggggtttttgataagaggcatgaaagtaaatggcaatgaaagtaaactaacaactataaaaggctcttggcaagatatgagaactagaagttctatcctagttatcttactcaattgtgatgagaattattaattgcttccacttagttaacctctaaccatggaggaaagtcaagtggatgaatcaatttgattcctcaagtcctaatcaaatcctaagggaaagactagctttagaggtattcaaatcaattagcaacttcta
Coding sequences within it:
- the LOC112803487 gene encoding uncharacterized protein encodes the protein MITETAIEEALQCRHVPDQMFVAQGLELPPLPDSPASDDQDHQEEVAEAPVQQHSPATTEPLEIHEELVPQTEPEPIVGRRKDQENEDASIITTPILEGSSNFITSSSSLNSSKRPRLIPNQLDVFHLERDSGMRPMIWKFSPNKRDEIRRAYIKVGPNQPILDNYTFSGDKSHRRFQASWFKLFPSWLEYSIEDDAIYCFPCFLFAKESSINMGSNTFIENSFRNWKKVNCGKECALLNHIGKGPNSFHHKALKSCDDLMKQSQHIDRLLHKQTSEEIEKNQVRLGASIDCIRWLTFQGCAYRGHDESQSSSNRGNFLEMLKFLGSYNERVKKNILENAPKNAKYTSNDVQKEILHILATKVRNSIREEIGDAKFCIIIGEARDESKKEQMAIVLRFVTLDDFVKERFFDLVHVTDTCATTLKKKLISVLSHYNLQVENIRDQGYDGASNMRGEWNGLQALFLKDSPQAYYVHCFAHRLQLALVAASREVLQIHEFFTQLNSIVTIVSAPSKRHDQLQEAPAIENANLVAQNELETGKCANQISTLQRVGDTRWSSHFNSICSLVKMFTATNIVLNNIIEDGTTYAQRGEAYGVSKILLSFEFVFTLHLMKEIMGITNVLCQALQQQSQDILNAMHIVSTSKLLLQQLRDGGWCNFLANVKDFCEKHEIEVPNMSAQYVFGRGRSRQPSVTDEHYYRIDVFLATIDSQIQELNSRFNEQTIELLTLSCALDPKDNFKSFNIEEISKLAEKFYLLDFPSNKLNILKSQLQHYQHDIPNHLKGIGTLSELCNKL